A region of Streptomyces deccanensis DNA encodes the following proteins:
- a CDS encoding PAS domain-containing protein, producing the protein MSASRRSGATDELGPDKPERDGPTNEDTEDIEGTVNTEDTEGTEGSMDSTDSGGSDLLAALLDGMDAALCAFDADGVVTHWNREAERILGWSAEEAVGRRGFAGWAVRTADAEEVEGRLLAAMHASGRQVHEFALVTKDGGRVLVRTQSAAVRGPDGKPAGLYCAFSEVHAQIDLERSIALSEALFEDASWGVVLVDADLRPAVVNAHAARSLGIGRTAVLGRPLGELLAQGAEELENALTHVLAEGAPPAPAEIWVGVRGPDGEKRRCWRSGFLRLASPLAEEPVPLGVGWLFQDITESKQTEQEAAQLRFRVNQLHRAARAAAECEDPGEAATVHLDFALAGFADHALIDRVAGGSMADGEGPARLVRAAATPSGRPGPSHLAGHAGIPVRYGPGHPALQCVERAGSVRASAGTAAPETAREWATGRQWPPETVHALCAVLRSRGRTLGVVTFLRGAGRTPFERADAVYAEDVAIHIAAALDLEALERSSE; encoded by the coding sequence GAAGGCTCCATGGATTCCACGGACTCCGGTGGCTCCGACCTCCTCGCCGCCCTCCTCGACGGGATGGACGCCGCCCTCTGCGCCTTCGACGCCGACGGTGTCGTCACCCACTGGAACCGCGAGGCCGAACGCATCCTGGGCTGGAGCGCGGAGGAGGCCGTGGGCCGCCGCGGCTTCGCGGGGTGGGCGGTGCGCACCGCCGACGCCGAGGAGGTCGAGGGGCGGCTGCTGGCCGCCATGCACGCCAGCGGCCGGCAGGTGCACGAGTTCGCCCTGGTCACCAAGGACGGCGGCCGCGTCCTCGTCCGCACCCAGTCCGCCGCCGTGCGCGGACCCGACGGCAAGCCCGCCGGCCTCTACTGCGCCTTCAGCGAGGTCCACGCGCAGATCGACCTCGAGCGGTCCATCGCGCTCAGCGAGGCCCTCTTCGAGGACGCCTCCTGGGGCGTCGTCCTCGTCGACGCCGACCTGCGCCCCGCCGTCGTCAACGCCCACGCCGCCCGCTCCCTCGGCATCGGCCGTACGGCGGTCCTCGGGCGCCCCCTCGGCGAGCTGCTCGCCCAGGGCGCCGAGGAACTGGAGAACGCCCTCACCCACGTCCTCGCCGAGGGCGCCCCGCCCGCGCCCGCCGAGATCTGGGTCGGCGTCCGCGGCCCCGACGGCGAGAAGCGCCGGTGCTGGCGCAGCGGGTTCCTCCGCCTCGCCTCCCCGCTCGCCGAGGAACCGGTGCCGCTCGGCGTCGGCTGGCTCTTCCAGGACATCACCGAGTCCAAACAGACCGAGCAGGAGGCCGCGCAGCTCCGCTTCCGCGTCAACCAGCTCCACCGGGCCGCCCGCGCCGCCGCTGAGTGCGAGGACCCCGGCGAGGCCGCCACCGTCCACCTCGACTTCGCCCTCGCCGGCTTCGCCGACCACGCCCTCATCGACCGCGTGGCCGGGGGTTCGATGGCCGACGGCGAAGGACCCGCCCGACTCGTCCGCGCCGCCGCCACACCCTCCGGCCGGCCCGGCCCCAGCCACCTCGCCGGCCACGCCGGCATCCCCGTCCGCTACGGCCCCGGCCACCCCGCCCTGCAGTGCGTGGAGCGCGCCGGCTCGGTCCGCGCCAGCGCCGGTACGGCCGCGCCGGAGACGGCCCGCGAATGGGCCACCGGGCGGCAGTGGCCCCCGGAGACCGTGCACGCCCTCTGCGCGGTCCTCCGCAGCCGCGGCCGCACCCTGGGCGTCGTCACGTTCCTCCGAGGCGCCGGCCGCACCCCCTTCGAACGCGCCGACGCCGTCTACGCCGAGGACGTCGCCATACACATCGCCGCGGCCCTCGACCTGGAGGCCCTGGAGAGGTCGTCGGAGTAG
- a CDS encoding maltokinase N-terminal cap-like domain-containing protein has product MAIIHRTTLTPTKLELLASWLPTRPWYAGGPAAPELARAGGFRLDDPEGEVGIEFMVTTDTSGAAPVHYLAPLTYRGAPLPGAEHALVGTTEHGVLGTRWVYDGIHDPVLVTQLLALFAGKVEPQAQSLTDTPDHEITHSYDGDGPLPTTVSPPTDTAEATELPLTSGATTLHLNRVLHPDALDLPPQTKGQLTGPWTLPDETRVRGLFAVLR; this is encoded by the coding sequence ATGGCGATCATCCACCGCACGACCCTCACACCCACCAAGCTCGAACTGCTGGCCTCCTGGCTGCCCACCCGTCCCTGGTACGCCGGCGGTCCGGCCGCTCCGGAACTGGCCAGGGCGGGCGGCTTCCGACTCGACGACCCGGAGGGCGAGGTCGGCATCGAGTTCATGGTCACCACCGACACCTCGGGCGCGGCCCCGGTCCACTACCTGGCCCCCCTCACCTACCGGGGCGCCCCTCTCCCCGGCGCGGAGCACGCCCTCGTCGGCACCACGGAACACGGCGTCCTGGGCACCCGCTGGGTCTACGACGGCATCCACGACCCGGTCCTGGTCACCCAACTCCTGGCCCTCTTCGCAGGCAAGGTCGAACCCCAGGCCCAGAGCCTCACCGACACCCCGGACCACGAGATCACCCACTCCTACGACGGCGACGGCCCCCTCCCCACGACCGTCTCCCCGCCCACCGACACCGCCGAAGCCACCGAACTCCCCCTCACCTCCGGCGCCACGACCCTGCACCTGAACCGAGTCCTCCACCCGGACGCCCTGGACCTGCCGCCCCAGACAAAGGGCCAGCTCACAGGCCCTTGGACCCTCCCGGACGAGACCCGGGTGCGGGGGCTCTTCGCCGTCCTGCGGTAA
- a CDS encoding isopenicillin N synthase family dioxygenase: MTYSATTSSYLQLPIIDLSAADRGPEARALLHAQLHSAAHDVGFFQLVGHGVGEEEIGRLDSAMRAFFALPEAERLALDNVNSPHFRGYTRTGDERTGGSRDWRDQLDIGAERAVRRPGPGEPAYWWLQGPNQWPAALPELRTAALAWIDRLSSVAQRLLRELLVSIGAPADFYDPVFGERAHPHLKLVRYPGSAGDGADQGVGAHKDYGFLTLLLQDQVGGLQVERADGLFHDVPPIPGAFVVNLGELLEVATNGYLLATNHRVVSPPGATERFSVPFFYNPRLDARVEPLVFPYAATAPGVTDDPGNPLFAEYGFNELKGKLRAHPLVAERHHAGLLSPA; the protein is encoded by the coding sequence ATGACGTACTCAGCGACGACATCGTCGTATCTCCAGCTGCCCATCATCGATCTCTCCGCCGCCGATCGCGGGCCCGAGGCGCGGGCGCTGTTGCACGCGCAGTTGCACAGTGCCGCGCATGACGTGGGGTTCTTCCAGCTCGTCGGGCATGGGGTCGGGGAGGAGGAGATCGGGCGGCTCGACAGCGCCATGCGGGCGTTCTTCGCGCTGCCCGAGGCCGAGCGGCTCGCCCTCGACAACGTCAACTCGCCGCATTTCCGGGGCTATACGCGGACCGGGGACGAGCGGACGGGTGGGAGTCGGGACTGGCGGGACCAGTTGGACATCGGTGCCGAGCGGGCCGTTCGGCGTCCCGGTCCCGGGGAGCCCGCGTACTGGTGGCTGCAGGGTCCCAATCAGTGGCCCGCCGCCCTGCCGGAGCTGCGGACCGCCGCGCTCGCGTGGATCGACCGGCTCAGTTCCGTGGCGCAGCGGCTGCTGCGGGAGCTGCTGGTCTCGATCGGGGCGCCCGCCGATTTCTACGATCCGGTCTTCGGGGAGCGGGCCCATCCGCATCTGAAGCTGGTGCGGTATCCGGGCAGTGCGGGGGACGGGGCCGATCAGGGAGTGGGGGCGCACAAGGACTACGGGTTCCTGACCCTGTTGCTGCAGGACCAGGTCGGTGGGCTCCAGGTGGAGCGGGCGGACGGGCTGTTCCACGACGTGCCGCCGATCCCGGGGGCGTTCGTGGTGAACCTCGGGGAGTTGTTGGAGGTGGCGACGAACGGGTATCTGCTCGCCACGAACCACCGGGTGGTGAGTCCGCCCGGGGCGACCGAGCGGTTCTCCGTCCCGTTCTTCTACAACCCGCGGCTCGACGCCCGGGTCGAGCCGCTGGTCTTTCCGTACGCCGCCACCGCGCCCGGGGTGACCGACGATCCGGGGAACCCGCTCTTCGCCGAGTACGGGTTCAACGAGTTGAAGGGGAAGCTGCGGGCGCATCCGCTGGTCGCCGAGCGGCATCACGCGGGGCTGCTCAGCCCCGCGTGA
- a CDS encoding citrate synthase 2, whose product MSDFVPGLEGVVAFETEIAEPDKEGGALRYRGVDIEDLVGHVSFGNVWGLLVDGAFRPGLPPAEPFPIPVHSGDIRVDVQSALAMLAPVWGLKPLLDIDEEQARADLARAAVMALSYVAQSARGQGLPMVPQREIDKAQSVVERFMIRWRGEPDPKHVAAVDAYWTSAAEHGMNASTFTARVIASTGADVAAALSGAVGAMSGPLHGGAPSRVLGMIEEIERTGDADAYVKQALDKGERLMGFGHRVYRAEDPRARVLRRTARDLGAPRFEVAEALEKAALAELHARRPDRVLATNVEFWAAIVLDFAEVPAHMFTSMFTCARTAGWSAHILEQKRTGRLVRPSARYVGPGTRSPQEIEGYADIAAH is encoded by the coding sequence ATGTCCGACTTCGTACCCGGGCTCGAAGGAGTCGTCGCGTTCGAGACGGAGATCGCCGAACCGGACAAGGAAGGCGGCGCCCTCCGCTACCGGGGCGTCGACATCGAGGACCTGGTCGGCCACGTCTCCTTCGGCAACGTCTGGGGCCTCCTCGTCGACGGCGCCTTCCGCCCCGGCCTCCCGCCCGCCGAGCCGTTCCCCATCCCCGTCCACTCCGGCGACATCCGCGTCGACGTCCAGTCCGCGCTCGCCATGCTCGCCCCCGTCTGGGGCCTCAAACCCCTCCTCGACATCGACGAGGAGCAGGCCCGCGCCGACCTCGCCCGCGCCGCCGTCATGGCCCTCTCCTACGTCGCCCAGTCCGCGCGCGGCCAGGGCCTGCCCATGGTCCCGCAGCGCGAGATCGACAAGGCCCAGTCCGTCGTCGAACGCTTCATGATCCGCTGGCGCGGCGAGCCCGACCCCAAGCACGTCGCCGCCGTCGACGCCTACTGGACCAGCGCCGCCGAGCACGGCATGAACGCCTCCACCTTCACGGCGAGGGTCATCGCGTCGACGGGCGCGGATGTCGCGGCGGCCCTCTCCGGCGCGGTCGGAGCCATGTCCGGCCCCCTCCACGGCGGCGCCCCCTCCCGCGTCCTCGGCATGATCGAGGAGATCGAACGAACCGGCGACGCCGACGCCTACGTCAAGCAGGCCCTCGACAAGGGCGAACGCCTCATGGGCTTCGGCCACCGCGTCTACCGCGCCGAGGACCCCCGCGCACGCGTCCTCCGCCGCACCGCCCGCGACCTCGGCGCCCCCCGCTTCGAGGTCGCCGAAGCCCTCGAGAAGGCCGCCCTGGCCGAACTCCACGCCCGCCGCCCCGACCGGGTCCTCGCCACCAACGTCGAGTTCTGGGCGGCCATCGTCCTGGACTTCGCCGAGGTCCCGGCCCATATGTTCACCTCGATGTTCACCTGCGCCCGCACGGCCGGCTGGTCGGCGCACATCCTCGAACAGAAGCGCACGGGCCGACTGGTGCGCCCCTCCGCGCGCTACGTCGGCCCCGGCACGCGCAGCCCCCAGGAGATCGAGGGCTACGCCGACATCGCCGCGCACTAG
- the pdxH gene encoding pyridoxamine 5'-phosphate oxidase, translating into MRKQYRADGLDESELAAGPMEQFGRWFLQAAQEGAVFEPNAMVVSTADAEGRPSSRTVLMKAYDAQGFVFYTNYDSRKARDLAANPYVSLLFPWHALARQVIVTGSAVRTGRDETAAYFRTRPHGSQLGAWASAQSSVISSRAELDAAYEELHARYPEGEQVPVPPNWGGFRVVPRSVEFWQGRWNRLHDRLRYVAEPDGSWRVERLSP; encoded by the coding sequence ATGCGCAAGCAGTACCGTGCCGACGGGCTCGACGAGAGTGAGCTGGCCGCCGGTCCCATGGAGCAGTTCGGGCGGTGGTTCCTCCAGGCCGCGCAGGAGGGGGCGGTGTTCGAGCCGAACGCGATGGTGGTGTCGACGGCCGATGCCGAGGGGCGCCCCTCTTCTCGTACGGTGCTGATGAAGGCGTACGACGCGCAGGGCTTCGTCTTCTACACGAACTACGACTCCCGCAAGGCCCGTGACCTGGCGGCGAACCCGTACGTCTCGCTGCTGTTCCCCTGGCACGCGCTGGCCCGGCAGGTGATCGTGACGGGTTCGGCGGTGCGGACCGGGCGGGACGAGACGGCGGCGTACTTCCGGACCCGGCCGCACGGTTCGCAGTTGGGGGCGTGGGCCAGCGCGCAGTCCTCGGTGATCTCCTCGCGGGCCGAACTGGACGCCGCGTACGAGGAGTTGCACGCGCGCTATCCGGAGGGGGAGCAGGTGCCGGTGCCGCCGAACTGGGGTGGTTTCCGGGTGGTGCCGCGGAGTGTGGAGTTCTGGCAGGGGCGGTGGAACCGGCTGCACGACCGGCTGCGGTACGTGGCCGAGCCGGACGGGTCGTGGCGGGTGGAGCGGCTCAGTCCCTGA
- a CDS encoding TetR/AcrR family transcriptional regulator yields the protein MGVVSMTETGPGVDRGPKQDRSRATRRRLLEAAVACLAEHGWAGSTVSVVAERAGVSRGAAQHHFRTREDLFTAAVEYVAEERSLALRALFPEGTADRRAVVSAVVDLFTGPLFRAALHLWVAASNEDQLRSRVTELEARVGRETHRIAVDLLRADETVPGVRETVQGLLDMARGLGLANLLTDDTGRRDKVVAQWATLLDEKLG from the coding sequence ATGGGTGTTGTGAGCATGACGGAAACAGGGCCGGGCGTGGATCGCGGCCCCAAGCAGGACCGCAGCCGCGCCACCCGCCGACGCCTCCTGGAAGCCGCCGTCGCCTGCCTCGCCGAACACGGCTGGGCCGGCTCCACGGTCTCCGTCGTCGCCGAACGCGCCGGCGTCTCCCGAGGCGCCGCCCAGCACCACTTCCGCACCCGCGAGGACCTGTTCACCGCGGCCGTCGAATACGTCGCCGAAGAGCGCTCCCTCGCCCTGCGCGCCCTCTTCCCCGAAGGCACCGCCGACCGCCGCGCCGTCGTCTCCGCCGTCGTCGACCTCTTCACCGGCCCCCTCTTCCGCGCCGCCCTCCACCTCTGGGTCGCCGCCTCCAACGAGGACCAGCTCCGCTCCCGCGTCACCGAACTCGAAGCCCGCGTCGGCCGCGAGACCCACCGCATCGCCGTCGACCTCCTGCGCGCCGACGAGACCGTCCCCGGCGTCCGCGAAACCGTCCAGGGCCTCCTCGACATGGCCCGCGGCCTCGGCCTCGCCAACCTCCTCACCGACGACACCGGCCGCCGCGACAAGGTGGTGGCCCAGTGGGCGACCCTGCTCGACGAGAAACTCGGCTGA
- a CDS encoding enoyl-CoA hydratase family protein yields the protein MTETDPAPTLSPLVRATHHRGVTTLTLDSPANRNALSARLVRDLSDALTRCGEDDDVRAVVLTHTGNTFCAGADLRDPPDPKALVDLLRRILELPRPVVARVTGHVRAGGLGLLGACDIAAGGPDAGFALTEVRIGVAPAVISLTLHPRTDPRALARYCLTGERFGPAEAARIGVLTMAGADVDDLLEPVLDGLRRASPRALAETKRLLTAKVLENFDADAGELTSLSSRLFASADAREGMTAFLEGRDPGWVL from the coding sequence ATGACCGAGACCGACCCCGCCCCGACCCTCAGCCCCCTCGTGCGTGCCACGCACCACCGGGGCGTCACCACCCTCACCCTCGACTCCCCGGCCAACCGCAACGCGCTCTCCGCGCGGCTGGTGCGGGACCTGTCGGACGCGCTCACCCGGTGCGGCGAGGACGACGACGTACGCGCCGTCGTCCTCACCCACACCGGGAACACCTTCTGCGCGGGCGCCGACCTGCGCGACCCACCCGACCCGAAGGCCCTGGTCGACCTGCTCCGCCGGATCCTCGAACTGCCCCGGCCCGTCGTCGCCCGCGTCACCGGCCACGTCCGCGCGGGCGGCCTCGGCCTGCTCGGCGCCTGCGACATCGCCGCCGGCGGCCCCGACGCCGGGTTCGCGCTCACCGAGGTCCGCATCGGCGTCGCGCCCGCCGTCATCTCCCTCACCCTCCACCCCCGCACCGACCCCCGCGCCCTCGCCCGCTACTGCCTCACCGGCGAGAGGTTCGGCCCCGCCGAAGCCGCCCGCATCGGCGTGCTCACGATGGCCGGCGCCGACGTCGACGACCTACTCGAACCCGTCCTCGACGGACTGCGCCGAGCCTCACCGAGGGCCCTGGCGGAGACGAAACGCCTGCTCACGGCTAAGGTGCTGGAGAACTTCGACGCGGACGCGGGCGAACTGACCAGCCTCTCGTCCCGATTGTTCGCCTCCGCCGACGCCCGCGAGGGCATGACGGCGTTCCTCGAAGGACGGGACCCGGGATGGGTGTTGTGA